A region from the Molothrus aeneus isolate 106 chromosome 17, BPBGC_Maene_1.0, whole genome shotgun sequence genome encodes:
- the PIGU gene encoding phosphatidylinositol glycan anchor biosynthesis class U protein isoform X2 has product MITDVLTAVALYLAIQDFNKVVFKKQKLLIELDKYAPDVAELIQTPMEMHYIPLKVALFYLLNPYTVMSCVAKSTCAINNSVIAFFILATIKGSAFLSAVFLALATYQSLYPLTLFAPALLYLLQRQFIPIKLKSKSFWLYTMQYASLYLCSLVVIICLSFFLLNSWDFIPSVYGFILSVPDLTPNIGLFWYFFAEMFEHFSLFFVCVFQINVFFYTIPLAIKLKEHPVFFLFVQLAIISIFKSYPTVGDVALYMAFLPVWSHLYRFLRNIFILSCVLIFCSFLFPVLWHLWIYAGSANSNFYYAITLTFNIGQILLISDYFYAFLRREYYLTHGLHLTRQDGTEAMLVLK; this is encoded by the exons ATG ATAACTGATGTGCTAACTGCTGTTGCCCTTTACTTGGCAATCCAGGACTTCAATAAAGTTGTG TTCAAAAAGCAGAAGCTCCTAATAGAACTGGATAAATATGCACCAGATGTGGCTGAACTCATCCAGACACCCATGGAGATGCACTACATCCCCCTCAAGGTAGCACTATT CTACCTGTTAAACCCCTACACTGTGATGTCTTGTGTGGCAAAGTCCACCTGCGCCATCAACAACTCTGTCATTGCATTCTTCATTTTAGCTACAATAAAAG gtAGTGCCTTCCTCAGTGCTGTGTTCCTGGCCTTAGCAACATACCAATCACTCTACCCTCTCACACTGtttgctccagcactgctttaCCTTCTACAG cGCCAGTTCATACCTAtcaaactgaaaagcaaaagtttcTGGCTCTACACCATGCAGTATGCATCCCTGTACCTGTGCAGCCTAGTGGTGATCATCTGCCTctccttcttcctgctcaactCCTGGGATTTTATCCCATCTGTTTATGGGTTTAT CCTTTCTGTTCCAGACCTGACACCCAATATTGGCCTTTTCTGGTACTTCTTTGCAGAGATGTTTGAACACTTCAGTCTTTTCTTCGTATGTGTGTTTCAAATCAATGTGTTCTTCTACACCATTCCTTTGGCAATAAAGTTAAA GGAACACCCTGTGTTCTTCCTGTTTGTCCAGCTCGCCATCATTTCTATCTTCAAGTCCTATCCCACCGTGGGAGATGTTGCACTGTACATGGCCTTCCTTCCAGTCTGGAGCCACCTTTACAGAT TCCTCCGGAACATCTTCATCCTGTCATGTGTGCTCATTTTCTGCTCCTTCCTGTTCCCTGTTCTGTGGCATCTATGGATTTATGCAGGAAGTGCCAACTCCAATTTTTATTATGCCATCACATTGACTTTCAACATAGGGCAG ATCCTGCTCATCTCGGATTATTTCTATGCCTTCCTCCGGCGGGAGTACTACCTCACCCACGGGCTGCACCTGACAAGGCAGGACGGGACAGAGGCCATGCTGGTTCTGAAATAA
- the TLDC2 gene encoding LOW QUALITY PROTEIN: TLD domain-containing protein 2 (The sequence of the model RefSeq protein was modified relative to this genomic sequence to represent the inferred CDS: inserted 2 bases in 1 codon) — MSRNQNWDGIRSKDACPCTPGAGTGRWHPHQPCHAPVAREGPARLNINPGRWPGLPAAXSPSTPETAAMRGLRYGYQLLPDQDEELPMGCEDPAGEGQRGWEGAPAAAEEEPSRLVLSTPSSILRDRDIEKLGPQLPPRLTQQPWHLLYSTGRDGFSLRTLYRSGARPDSPALLFIRDTEAQAFGAFSATAIRSSSGFYGTGETFLFSFCPELKVFRWTGRNDFFVNGDVNLLMVGGGSGRFGLWLDGDLRHGGSQPCETFDNETLSQREEFCIQDLEMWGLA; from the exons ATGAGTAGGAACCAGAACTGGGATGGGATCAGGAGCAAG GATGCCTGCCCATGCACCCCCGGAGCCGGGACAGGCCGCTGGCACCCGCACCAGCCCTGTCACGCACCCGTGGCCAGGGAGGGGCCGGCGCGGCTGAACATTAACCCCGGGCGGTGGCCAGGGCTCCCTGCGGc cagccccagcaccccagaAACAGCTGCAATGAGGGGGCTCCGGTACGGCTACCAGCTCCTG CCCGACCAGGAcgaggagctgcccatgggaTGCGAGGacccagctggagaggggcagcggggctgggagggagccccGGCAGCAGCGGAGGAGGAGCCGAGCAGGCTGGTGCTGAGCACACCCAGCAGCATCCTGCGGGACAGGGACATCGAGAAG CTGGgcccccagctgcccccgcGGCTGAcgcagcagccctggcacctgcTCTACTCCACCGGGCGGGACGGCTTCAGCCTGCGGACGCTGTACcggagcggggcccggccggACTCGCCGGCCCTGCTGTTCATCAGGGACACGGAGGCGCAG GCTTTCGGTGCCTTCTCCGCCACCGCCATTCGCAGCAGCAGCGGCTTCTACGGCACGGGGGAGaccttcctcttctccttctgccCCGAGCTGAAG GTGTTCAGGTGGACGGGCAGGAACGACTTCTTTGTGAACGGGGATGTGAATCTGCTGATGGTCGGTGGGGGGAG CGGAAGGTTTGGGCTGTGGCTGGACGGGGACCTGCGCCACgggggcagccagccctgcgAGACTTTCGACAACGAGACCCTCTCACAGCGGGAGGAGTTCTGCATCCAGGATCTGGAAATGTGGGGTCTGGCCTGA
- the PIGU gene encoding phosphatidylinositol glycan anchor biosynthesis class U protein isoform X1 → MAAPLVLVVLAAVTVRAALYRSSLAAFIAERVEVASPLNAWKRVVEGLALLDLGVSPYSGAIFHETPLIIYLFHFLIEYAELVFMITDVLTAVALYLAIQDFNKVVFKKQKLLIELDKYAPDVAELIQTPMEMHYIPLKVALFYLLNPYTVMSCVAKSTCAINNSVIAFFILATIKGSAFLSAVFLALATYQSLYPLTLFAPALLYLLQRQFIPIKLKSKSFWLYTMQYASLYLCSLVVIICLSFFLLNSWDFIPSVYGFILSVPDLTPNIGLFWYFFAEMFEHFSLFFVCVFQINVFFYTIPLAIKLKEHPVFFLFVQLAIISIFKSYPTVGDVALYMAFLPVWSHLYRFLRNIFILSCVLIFCSFLFPVLWHLWIYAGSANSNFYYAITLTFNIGQILLISDYFYAFLRREYYLTHGLHLTRQDGTEAMLVLK, encoded by the exons ATGGCGGCCCCCttggtgctggtggtgctggcGGCCGTGACGGTGCGCGCCGCGCTCTACCGCTCCAGCCTCGCCGCCTTCATCGCCGAGCGGGTCGAGGTGGCGTCCCCGCTAAACGCCTGGAAGCGAG TGGTCGAAGGATTAGCTCTGCTGGATTTAGGGGTCTCGCCATACTCTGGAGCTATTTTTCATGAG ACCCCGCTGATAATCTATCTCTTTCACTTCCTAATTGAATATGCTGAACTGGTATTCATG ATAACTGATGTGCTAACTGCTGTTGCCCTTTACTTGGCAATCCAGGACTTCAATAAAGTTGTG TTCAAAAAGCAGAAGCTCCTAATAGAACTGGATAAATATGCACCAGATGTGGCTGAACTCATCCAGACACCCATGGAGATGCACTACATCCCCCTCAAGGTAGCACTATT CTACCTGTTAAACCCCTACACTGTGATGTCTTGTGTGGCAAAGTCCACCTGCGCCATCAACAACTCTGTCATTGCATTCTTCATTTTAGCTACAATAAAAG gtAGTGCCTTCCTCAGTGCTGTGTTCCTGGCCTTAGCAACATACCAATCACTCTACCCTCTCACACTGtttgctccagcactgctttaCCTTCTACAG cGCCAGTTCATACCTAtcaaactgaaaagcaaaagtttcTGGCTCTACACCATGCAGTATGCATCCCTGTACCTGTGCAGCCTAGTGGTGATCATCTGCCTctccttcttcctgctcaactCCTGGGATTTTATCCCATCTGTTTATGGGTTTAT CCTTTCTGTTCCAGACCTGACACCCAATATTGGCCTTTTCTGGTACTTCTTTGCAGAGATGTTTGAACACTTCAGTCTTTTCTTCGTATGTGTGTTTCAAATCAATGTGTTCTTCTACACCATTCCTTTGGCAATAAAGTTAAA GGAACACCCTGTGTTCTTCCTGTTTGTCCAGCTCGCCATCATTTCTATCTTCAAGTCCTATCCCACCGTGGGAGATGTTGCACTGTACATGGCCTTCCTTCCAGTCTGGAGCCACCTTTACAGAT TCCTCCGGAACATCTTCATCCTGTCATGTGTGCTCATTTTCTGCTCCTTCCTGTTCCCTGTTCTGTGGCATCTATGGATTTATGCAGGAAGTGCCAACTCCAATTTTTATTATGCCATCACATTGACTTTCAACATAGGGCAG ATCCTGCTCATCTCGGATTATTTCTATGCCTTCCTCCGGCGGGAGTACTACCTCACCCACGGGCTGCACCTGACAAGGCAGGACGGGACAGAGGCCATGCTGGTTCTGAAATAA